A region from the Geotrypetes seraphini chromosome 10, aGeoSer1.1, whole genome shotgun sequence genome encodes:
- the LOC117368226 gene encoding kelch-like protein 20 isoform X2, which produces MNGVGGWNASGDVSCVECYNPLLHGWKVNSPVPMKRCGLGVTTLNNFIYVVGGFDGILHLSSVIRYDAKTNEWQRDVASLNEGKRDMGVAELGDFLYSVGGHDGITCLNTVERYDLSKNEWCKMAPMNIRRTALGVVAINGYLYAIGGSNGKSPLNSVERYSPEENSWSLCPALGTCRENFGCAVFQGKIYVVGGRDSIMEHCSAERFDPLTNWWSPMVPMKSKRNKVCLAVANGFLLAVGGFDGTIHLNTVEMFDPETNTWRLFTAMQQRHPGGGVGVVRLETYE; this is translated from the exons TAGGGGGATGGAACGCCAGTGGTGATGTTAGCTGTGTGGAGTGCTATAATCCTCTTCTCCATGGATGGAAGGTGAACAGCCCTGTGCCCATGAAACGCTGTGGGCTCGGAGtgactactctgaataacttcatttaTGTGGTCGGTGGCTTTGATGGCATCCTGCACCTGAGTAGTGTGATAAG GTATGATGCCAAGACAAATGAGTGGCAAAGGGATGTGGCATCGCTGAATGAAGGAAAACGTGACATGGGTGTAGCGGAGCTGGGAGATTTCCTGTACTCTGTAGGCGGCCATGATGGGATCACGTGTCTCAATACAGTGGAAAG GTATGACCTTAGCAAGAATGAGTGGTGTAAAATGGCTCCCATGAACATTCGACGCACAGCTTTGGGAGTGGTGGCAATAAATGGATATCTATATGCCATTGGAGGGTCAAATGGAAAATCACCATTGAATTCAG TGGAACGCTACAGCCCTGAGGAGAATTCCTGGTCCCTGTGCCCCGCTCTTGGAACCTGCAGGGAGAACTTCGGCTGCGCTGTGTTCCAAGGGAAAATTTACGTTGTTGGAGGACGAGACAGCATCATGGAACACTGCAGCGCTGAGCGCTTCGATCCTCTAACTAATTGGTGGTCACCCATGGTGCCAATGAAATCAAAACGGAACAAG GTGTGTCTGGCTGTTGCCAATGGCTTTTTACTGGCAGTGGGAGGCTTTGATGGTACGATCCATTTGAATACAGTGGAAATGTTTGATCCAGAAACCAACACGTGGAG acTCTTCACCGCTATGCAGCAGCGACATCCAGGAGGTGGAGTTGGTGTTGTGAGGCTGGAAACCTATGAGTGA